The genomic stretch GTCTGATTATTATTCTGATTTGCTAGCTTCGCTGAATTCTCTGTTTTGAATTTGAGTTTCCAAATTTTCAGCACCAGAGTACACAAGTTTTGCATGGTCAGATAACTCTGCAATGAGTTTTTTAGCAACATGCACACGAGCTTCACAAAAATCCTGCATATTTAAGTTCACAAATTCAGTTTCAAGGGCTTTTGCCTTGAGCTCCGTATGATCATCCATTTGGATATTGCAATTTGTAATTTTTCCCATCACTTTAAGCTGTGAAAAATCATTCATGCGCAATTCCAGTTGATCGAGTATCAGCAATAGATGTCCTTCTGAATGATTTTCTGTTGAAACCATTAGTTGTGTCAAGCGCAAGGTATCTTTCATATGGAATTCTACGAAATTATTTAAGTAAATTTCTGTCAGCGTGTCTGAATATAGATCAATGCGAATGGCTTCATGTGTTCTGTAACTTTGAATGCTGTCCATTCGGATACTGATCCGCTGCCCATCCTGTATAATCTTGACATAATCTTTCAGGTTTTCCTCCACTCTTATTTTAGCATTCGGATTTCCTTTATGCCAGTATACTTCAAAATGTTTTCCGGCTTCGATGATGGTGTAAGCCGTGAGAGGTACATCTATTTCTACCCAGGATTTGTTGCCTATGGTCATTTCTTTTTGATAAGTATTGGCCTCCATTTTAACTTTGATCATGACCACCAATGTTGAAATAAGGATGATGGCTACTGCGATTAGAGAAATTTTATTGCTCAGTTTCATGGTTCTGTTTGTTTTTCCAAATTGAATAATAGTTTTTCATTTCGT from Saprospiraceae bacterium encodes the following:
- a CDS encoding DUF2807 domain-containing protein, coding for MKLSNKISLIAVAIILISTLVVMIKVKMEANTYQKEMTIGNKSWVEIDVPLTAYTIIEAGKHFEVYWHKGNPNAKIRVEENLKDYVKIIQDGQRISIRMDSIQSYRTHEAIRIDLYSDTLTEIYLNNFVEFHMKDTLRLTQLMVSTENHSEGHLLLILDQLELRMNDFSQLKVMGKITNCNIQMDDHTELKAKALETEFVNLNMQDFCEARVHVAKKLIAELSDHAKLVYSGAENLETQIQNREFSEASKSE